From a region of the Haematobia irritans isolate KBUSLIRL chromosome 4, ASM5000362v1, whole genome shotgun sequence genome:
- the Ugt305A1 gene encoding UDP-glycosyltransferase family 305 member A1 — MNVKVLTLAILVLIINGAKCQEKNILCLLGIGKGSSDKWNKALLQELENRNHKLTIITSTSWTTDEDDFPNAEFVHLEKTQVFLRERYADQTFEKQLQQSSWKNIMHLYDQQLATCRANLESIGFSEALHLAIKEKHKYQMIIYDITYGAGCLLHLAYLFGDIPIIGITSGHLNDQNLFLTQANLMNPAIDPYILSDFTTDMSYWKRWHNTALYAFDYLYRKWVVKPVIEGMWSSNMHAKNIFTPSDFQELLPRFKLILANYHPSLHSLKSLPVNVIPVPGLHIQSKGKITLSKEIKNFLDNTKSDIISIALDKDSIGSENIQKIMETIKSLPHTRFIWIGKKISKILGKNLPNNLILASEEESAQILAHTKVVCSLTSANILDVQESLSHGVVPITVTIKPEHRYLVQRLLERNLGVNLELTQFHEPLLEHNFNICREKTPLHSNVQQFQMSLKDQRNTSLEIAIWWVEHLLQNPKANDYLLNSPKGNSNFLILRSLDIIVVIEIFLLLCIINTVIVMRQTILNFRDMAKKSKKKIEQKAEIVKRTKKAKAKTS; from the exons ATGAACGTCAAAGTGCTAACATTAGCAATTCTAGTGCTAATAATAAACGGGGCAAAatgtcaagaaaaaaatattttatgcctTTTGGGTATAGGCAAAGGATCTTCAGATAAATG gaaCAAAGCCCTATTACAAGAGTTGGAGAATAGAAACCACAAATTGACTATAATCACTTCGACCTCATGGACAACGGATGAAGATGATTTTCCTAATGCTGAATTCGTTCATTTGGAAAAGACCCAAGTTTTCCTCAGGGAACGTTATGCCGATCAAACATTTGAGAAACAATTGCAGCAATCATCATGGAAGAACATAATGCATTTGTATGACCAACAGTTGGCAACATGTCGTGCCAATCTAGAATCTATAGGATTTTCAGAAGCTTTACATTTGGCCATTAAAGAGAAACACAAATATCAGATGATTATCTATGACATTACTTATGGAGCGGGCTGTTTATTGCATCTGGCTTATCTATTTGGCGATATTCCAATAATAGGTATAACCAGTGGTCATTTGAATGACCAGAATTTATTTCTGACTCAAGCAAATCTTATGAATCCGGCAATAGATCCATATATCTTAAGTGACTTCACTACGGATATGAGCTATTGGAAACGTTGGCATAATACGGCTTTGTATGCCTTTGATTATTT atATCGCAAATGGGTGGTGAAACCCGTCATTGAGGGTATGTGGTCCAGTAACATGCatgccaaaaatattttcacaccTAGTGATTTCCAAGAATTATTGCCacgtttcaaattaattttggcCAATTATCATCCATCGCTACATTCATTGAAATCACTTCCAGTCAATGTTATACCAGTGCCAGGTTTACATATTCAATCCAAAGGGAAAATTACATTgagtaaagaaattaaaaattttctcgacAATACAAAATCTGATATAATTTCGATAGCATTAGATAAAGATTCCATTGGATCGgagaatatacaaaaaattatggaaacaataaaaagtttaccacaTACAAGATTTATATGGATTGGGAAAAAGATTAGTAAAATTTTGGGTAAAAATTTACCCAATAACTTGATTTTAGCATCTGAAGAGGAGTCAGCACAAATATTGG CTCATACGAAAGTGGTATGTTCATTGACATCAGCAAATATCCTAGATGTTCAGGAATCTTTAAGCCATGGAGTTGTACCAATTACTGTTACCATTAAACCTGAACACAGATAT CTTGTTCAACGTCTCTTGGAACGAAATCTTGGTGTAAATTTAGAATTGACGCAATTTCACGAACCTCTTCTTGAGCATAATTTCAATATATGCCGGGAAAAAACACCATTACATAGCAACGTTCAACAATTTCAGATGTCCCTGAAGGATCAACGTAATACATCCTTAGAAATTGCAATCTGGTGGGTGGAACATCTTCTCCAGAATCCAAAAGCAAATGATTATCTCTTAAATTCTCCCAAAGGGAATTCGAATTTCTTAATATTACGCTCTCTGGATATTATTGTAGTCATAGAAATCTTTTTATTACTTTGTATTATCAATACCGTAATTGTAATGCGTCAGACTATACTGAATTTCAGAGATATGGCgaaaaaatccaaaaagaaGATCGAACAAAAGGCTGAAATCGTGAAGCGAACTAAAAAGGCTAAGGCGAAGACATCTTAG